The Tenrec ecaudatus isolate mTenEca1 chromosome 4, mTenEca1.hap1, whole genome shotgun sequence region gggggcAGCAGGGGTGTTGGaagctggagggggtggggggacatgcgGAGGTCTTGGAGCTCAGGAGTCTAGCCTGAGGTTGGTGGTGACATAGAGCTGGGGGATTGGCTGCATGTGGAGGTGGGGACGAGGGCAGCAGGGAGGCTAGAGCAGCTCAACGGCGGCGTGGCTCTCCCTGGGCCACTGTGCATCCAGTCTGTAACAGCTCCCCTTTGTTGAGCCTTGGCCGTGGCAAGGTCTCTGCTGAGCCATCTGCCAACTTTATCTCAGGGTGACTTCGCAGCAAGCCTGTGAGACAGATGAGTTTTAATATGACAGTGTCTGTGTTACAAATGAGATCTGAGCTCAGATAGTGAAACTATTCTCCTGAAATCCCCTACACCTGTGATTCTCTTTACTGTGCCACCCTGGACTCGGGGAACCCTGGTGGGAGCTGCTTGGCAGGCCAGAGGGAGAGATGAAGGGGCACCCTTCCCCAGCATTCGGAAACTCCCTtcccagggagggaggagcgagCGTGGCGCTAagccaaggggggtgggggtagtggtgCGGGAAGACTATAAGGGTCATGTGATAGATCACATgacaggagggaggcagaaaGGCAGAATGGGACTCCGAGCCTGGTAAGAAAATATCCCCCCACCCAATGCTTGGGAGCGGTGGACGAAAGAATGGGCGTTGGGATGGGAAACACTGACAACCCGGCTCCCCGCCCTGCAGCTTCCTAGGACTTCTCGCCCTTTCCATTGCTGGGAAATGCAGTTACAGCCCAGAGCCCGACCAGCAGCGGACGTGAGTGGTTTGCTAGCgagtgcctcttccttccccttgcCCAGTCCCGCACCCACCTTCCTCGTCCCAGCCTCTCACCCCCTCACTGGCCCTGGGACCCACCCTATCGCCTCATCCTGGGGTTTCTAGGCACAATCCCCCATCCTTCACTTCCCGGGACCCATATCAGCCCGAGAGCTGACATGAGCTCTCTCTATGACCTAGATTTCCAAGACCTATGTTTTTCACTTCCACCTTAACCAAGCCTGTGTCCCTGAACCTTAACCCCTGACCTGCAGGCTGCCCCCAGGCTGGGTGTCTCTGGGCCGTTTGGACCCGGAGGAAGAGCTGAGTCTCACTTTTGCCCTGAGACAGCGGAACCTGGAGCGACTCGCCCACGTGGTGCAGGCTGTGTCGGATCCCCACTCTCCTCGCTATGGTGCATGCTGGaacttgggggaggggtgggagtggcACTGGTCTgggcgggggagggtggggtggggtaatgTAGGGCATGTTGGAGTCGTACCCCGCCCGTGCCTGTCGCAGAAGTAGCCTATGGCTTTTTGGAGAGCTGCTGCCCAGAAATGTGAACTGAAGTGTAATAATGCCTAACTAACGcctcctggtcccctcagcctttcccccagttcctcaaGCTAGAACCCTAAGATCGAGGTTTGTGATCGCCTCTAGATTCAAAACTCCTACCGCTGCTGCTTAGCAACTGTCCTTGGAGTCGGGAATAGCatgtagagcaggggttctcaaccttcctaaagctgcgGCCCTTTCATGCACTTCATGTGTGGTGActcacccccaaccatgaaattattctcgttgctacttcagcactgtcattttgctactttttaaaaaaacgttttattaggggctcatacaactcttatcacaatccatacatacatcaattgtgtaaagcacatctgtacattcattgccctcatcattctcaaaacatttgctctccacttaagcccttggcatcaggtcctcttgatTTTGCTactttatgaatcgggcaacccatgaaagggtcgttcaacccaaaAAGGTGtgccgacccacaggttgaggaccgctgatcTAGTGGCTCTAAGCGCTTGCCATCTCAAGTTCCTTCCTCAAACATCACTTCCTCTGTTTAGACACCAAGGCTGCTAGTTTCAACCCCTTAAAACGGGATCGCTCACTTCTCTCCACTTCCACTACCACCAACTCCGTTGCTTATTTCCCATTTGGACAATGTCCAGCTCCCTGACTGCTCTCTGCAGTCTCCTCCACTCCACTCCCCACTCGGCTCCAAAACAACCTTGACCACGGTCAAGTTGCAGTGTCCCCTGCCCTTCACAGCAGCAGTGAGCACTGAGGGAGGTGGGCTCACACTCCCCCAGGAGGCCAGGGCTTGGGTACCTTGCTCCATGCAGGAACAGTGACTCACCAGCACCTTGGAGGAAAATCAGCCagagtgcaagaagaaagaaaatgttctgaaaatgatggtgggTGGCAACCattgtacaatcctgcttgatctaactgaactatggattattatctctgtagagctcccaataaattagAAATtgttaaaaaggaaaacagcaaGCATGAAGAGTGGAGGGACTGTAGATGCCATTTTGTACAATTGGCTCCCCAAAGTCAACAATGGGGTAGCCCCTCGGGAGTGGAGGagatgaggaaccctggtggagtagtggttagagTTGGGCTGCGATTCACAAGTTCCACAAttcggaaccaccagccattACACAGGAGgaggaccgggctttctactctcgtaaacagtctcagaaacccacggcagCAGTTCTATATGGTCGCTGTGAGTTCGCatcaactcaaggacagtgagttttGAAAAGGtttgaagaatccatgcatttgaattgtggtgctggtggagaatattcaaagtaccttggactgctaaaggacaaactgctctgtcctggaagaagtacagtcggaatactccttagaggcgagtCTTTGTCTTGCATAcgttggacttgttgtcaggagagaccagtccctgcagagacatcatgcttggtaaaatggaggggcagcgaaaaagaggaaggccctcaatgagatagacggACCCCATGGCTGCACgcttaggaacaattgtaaggatggtgcaggaacaggctgtgtttccttcagttgtgcacagggtcgctatgagccggggctgatgatggcacctaacaacaacaaggtttGAAAATTTTTATTGTGGAACTTAAAGTGGAAATTGTTCacttatttgcttgtttttcacTATCGTGGCAATGTATACTATGATGTAACCTTGGCAGAACAAGTCTCtccagcctcccctccccacctgttCACCACCCCCATATAGCCTGCAGCTATACAACCCTCCTTTTTGCCAGAAGATTACTTGAGCATCCTCAAGACCTTGCTCCAGGCTCCTTGGGAAGCTTGGATGTCTCTTGGCTGGGGTCTAAGGCAGGCAAGGTGGGAAAACAATGAGCGAAGGTGAGAGCCCCTTCTGAATCCCTGCAGGGAAATACCTGACCCTTGAGGATGTGGCTGAACTGGTCAGGCCATCACCACTGACCCTCCGCACTGTCCGCAAGTGGCTGCTGGGAGCTGGCGCCCGGAACTGTCACTCAGTGACCACACAGGACTTTCTGACTTGCTGGCTGAGCGTCCGGTGAGAGGAAATGGTTGACCCCATGTCCCACCCAGGTGACAGGTCACtccagtgggagggaggggcgagCTTGCTGGATGCCTGTAGGAAGGAGAGGACCCATTTCCCAGGGCTGCTCCAGGGACCTCCTCGGCTCTGTTGCATGATTTCTGACCTTCTCTGGTCTCTCCCCTCCAGACAGGCAGagctgctgctctctggggctgaATTCCATCGCTACGTGGGGGGACCTGCAAAGACCAGCGTTGTAAGGTCTCTACAACCCTACCAGCTCCCACGGGCCTTGGCATCTCATGTGGACTTTGGTAACACCCAGTGGGTttggtggggggttggggaggcaGAACCTGGAGCCAGGGAAGCTGGGCTTCAGCTGTAAAATGGGGTTGGGGGGGATTGGAGTCTCTAAGAGCTCCTCCTCAAGTTTGATCCCTCCTCAAGTGGGGGGTCTGCACCGCTTCCCTCCTACATCGACCCTGAGGCAACGTCATGAGAAGCAGGTGGCAGGGGCGGTTGGCCTGCACCTAGGGGTGACCCCAGCTGTGATCCGGGAGCGGTACAACCTGACAGCACGAGATGTGGGCTCTGGTGCCACCAACAACAGCCAGGCTTGTGCCCAGGTGAGCCATGCCAATCAGCCCAGGTCCCCACAGCTATCTGGTATGTCCTGAGTGCCTCCCCATCCTGCTTCTCACCCTCATCATAAATCATCCTTTACCCCCACGGCGTGCCTCTGCTCCCTCCACAGTTCCTGGACCAGTACTTCCACGAATCAGACCTGGCTAAATTCATGCACCTCTTTGGTGGGAAATTTGTGCACCAGACATCAATAGCCCACGTGGTTGGAAAACAGGGCCAGGGCCGGGCCGGGATCGAGGCCAGTCTAGACGTGGAGTACCTGATGAGCGCCGGTGCCAACatctccacctgggtctacagtaACCCAGGTACCGCCAGGGGGTCGGTTGGTGGGGAAAAGGGTTGGGGTGGGCGTTGGTCCCTACTGTCCCAAGGGACTCTCTTGACCTGGTATCCTTCTCCCCGTCCATCCAGGCCGGCATGAGGCGCAGGAGCCCTTCCTACAGTGGCTCCTCGTGCTCAGTAATGAGTCGGCCCTGCCGCACGTGCACACCATTAGCTATGGAGATGACGAGGATTCCCTCAGCAACACCTACATACAGCGGGTCAACACTGAGTTCATGAAGGCCGCTGCCCGGGGTCTCACCATGCTCTTTGCCTCAGGTGACTGCCTACCTTCAACTTAGATGCCCCCCTGCCACTCACCCCCAGTGACCCGACTCTGAGCTCTGATTCAGAATCAAATCAGAACCCAGATCCTCAACAAGGACCAGTATCCTGACCTCTAAACTCTGACCGCCCGCAGTCATGACTGACAGCTGAATTTCCACTCTTACTCCTGAACTCGCATACCAAGCTCTGACCAGTTAATCTGAGTGCTGAACTTGATGTCTCTCGCAGGTGACAGTGGGGCTGGCTGTTGGTCTGTCTCTGGAAGGCATCAGTTCCGTCCCAGCTTCCCTGCCTCCAGGTAGGCATCCTAGCCCACCCTTATGGCTGACCATCAACCTCTCACCTTTGGCTTCATGATCTAGAACCTTTGTCTCGACCCCACCAGAACCTTCTGTTACTCAACCTTCAGCTTTACCTTCCAGGGCTGCTCTACTTGGTTTTTCTTCCTGCAGGTCCCAAGCCGCAGGTCTCATGGGTGAGATATAGCACCTACTCCCTAAATACTCAGGCAATCTTGTGAAGATTTGGTGGGTGTCCTGTAGAGAAACAGCGATTCCACAGTCCATTCCTTAAAAGCTGAAAACACTGACCCATGGAATCTGGTCCCTCTAGGAAGGCTCAAGGGTGGCACCGTGGGTACAGTGTTGGTCAGCTAACTGtaaggctggtggttcgaacacaccaactgctccttgaaagaaagaggaggctttctgatgtcataaaggtcagcgggtcTTGGAAATCCCatctagggttgctaggagtctgaatggactccatGACTGTGGGTTTAGTTTTTTGGTCAGCAAGATCCAGGAACTCCTGATGGTGTGGTAAGtaaagcagtgggctgctaatcacaaggtgggaggttcaaatcccccagctgctcctcaggagaaagatgaagctatccgcTTCCATGAAGAAGGGCAGCTTTGGAAACTCGATTGGGCAGTTCTCCTCTAACACAGGTGCTGGGAGTCAGAAGTAACTTACAGcagtgggttgttttgttttcatggatTAGGCCGCACGTAATTATCCCACACATCCTGGAGGTGCTCACAGTTCCTCCTGTAAGCTGAATGTTGTCTTCTGCCCTCAGCCCCTATGTTACCACAGTGGGAGGCACATCCTTCCGGAATCCCTTCCTCGTCACCAATGAGATTGTTGACTATATCAGTGGTGGCGGCTTCAGCAATGTGTTCCCACGGCCTCCATACCAGGTGTGTGTATGCTTGTGGAGATGGATAGGTGGTAGAGGGTTCATCAGATTACTGGGAAGGCCACAGGCCAACATTCACTCCACATTGCCTTTCAGGAGGAAGCTGTAGCCAAGTTTCTGAGCTCCAGCCCCCACCTGCCACCGTCTACTTACTACAATGCCAGTGGACGTGCCTACCCCGATGTGGCTGCACTCTCCGACGGCTACTGGGTGGTCAGCAACAGCATAGCCATCCCATGGGTGTCTGGCACCTCGGTGAGAATTAGCctgacccaaagcccctctcagGACCTACTCGTATCCCTACCACCAACACTTTGTACCCAGAAGCCAGACTCAAGAGATCTCTGATCTTTTTAGATGCCCCAATAAATCGAACTACTCAGCCCCACCCTAACCTCTACTTGAACTGCTTCACTTTCAGGCCTCCACTCCTGTATTTGGAGGAATCCTCTCCTTGATTAATGAGCACAGAATCCTCAATGGCCAGCCTCCTCTCGGTTTTCTCAATCCAAGTCTCTACCAGAAGCACGGAGCAGGCCTCTTTGATGTGAGTGTGCACGGAAGGGTGTGATGCTTTCAGAGCAGTCTGGGGAACACTGGTCATCTACCTGGAACAGTTCTGATGGGGCAGGGGAACCTCTAGGATGTGAATACGGGTGCAGGATGTGCAATTCGGTAGTACCGAGACCAACCCAGATCTGACGTCCACTTCTCCCCTAGGTGACCCATGGCTGCCATGAGTCCTGTCTGAATGAAGAGGTGCAGGGTCAGGGGTTCTGCTCTGGCCCTGGCTGGGATCCTGTGACAGGCTGGGGAACACCCAACTTCCCAGATCTATTGAAGACACTACTCAACCCTTGACCTTTTCCTGCCAAGAGAGAAGATCTGTCTCCTGCCTTGCAGCCAGTGGCTTGGTCCCTTATTTCGCCCTGGTGGAAGCCATATGAACCCTCAACCATTGACTGCTACAGACAGCTTACCTCCCTAACCATGGCATGCTGTGAGCTGGACTAGACTCCCAGCCCTTCCTGGCTTCATCATACTCCGGGGTCCACACACTCTTGCCCTACAAAATATCATAATCAGCATTTGGGGTGCTCCTCCCCCATCTCCTCCTTCTCTTTTCATCCAGGCTTCCCCAAAGAGTGCCTACCTTACTGTGTACACTATTTCACTTCACGCTCACTCCTGTCCATTGCAATGAGATCTCTGCTTTTGCCCTTTCCTCCCCGACACTGGGCTCACTGAGGATCAGCCCGTTTCAGGCAGCACACACTTGTCGCTCTTTGTTTTAGGGGCTCTCTGCTGTGGTCTCCACTCCCTCTCCTTCCTTAGCTTCCAGGACTTTGTTTCTCGAACCACACCTGCCTCCCGCCTTCATGGACGTCTCCTTCTCTGCatactcactgagtgctgctgtttgccATCGCTCCAGCATCAGGCTGTTGCTCCTCTGACGCCACCCATGGTCCCTTGAACACATCACTGATATTTCCAGTTGTCATTATCTAACTAAATGCAATTCTTTATCCAATAGTAACTGATACCTCAAATGCAAGCTGCAAGATACACAACACTTCATCGCCTTCCATCCCAAACCCAAGCTGTCCCATTTCTCTGGGTTCTTCCTAAAGATTGACACTATGCTTCTTCTGACCAAGTCAGAAACTTAAGTGCCATGCTAGACTCTCATTTCCTTCATAGCCCCTGCCTTCAATCTAGAAAGCCTCTGGTTTTACCTTTTAATGTTTCTATCAACCCACAAGTTCCACCGATTGAAGATAATTGAAGGATATCTAGAACGCGTCCATTTACCTCCGTAGTCACTGCTATAACATTAGCTTAGTCTTAGTCTCTGTCCTCTGTACTATAGGCGGCCCTACCAAACATAGCATCCTTGTCCTTCCTAAACTACCTTTCAGAGGAAAACGTGCATCCCATCAGATCACTTACTTGATTCAAACGCATCAAAGGTTACTGGGTAAAGTTTAGACTTCTTAATCAAGGCCCATAAGACCAGGTCTCTTCCTTGCCATTTGTGCCTGAGTAAAAAACTTATTTATCCTCTCCCCTTACCTATGCCCCCCATCCCCACGGTCACACTCCTTCACCTCCATCATCTCACTTTTGTTCAAGCTTATTCCTACttcttaaaacccaaaccaaactcactgccatagtcaCCAAAGTGTATGTAGTCTTCTGCCTGGCATATTTCCATAATTCTTTAAAGACTCAGCTCGGAAGTTACCATCTTGTGTGAACCATTTTGCTTCCCTGAAGCTCAATGAGATGATTTTAGTATGACAGAAAAATCCtagatgaaaaaaaataataaatcaaacCTGTCTTATTTGGGGTTCTGATATATGCTAACCCAAGAACTTAACTCCTCCTCTCTGAGGCCGTTTCCTCATCTGCTCAGTAGAATTCTCAAA contains the following coding sequences:
- the TPP1 gene encoding tripeptidyl-peptidase 1 → MTGGRQKGRMGLRACFLGLLALSIAGKCSYSPEPDQQRTLPPGWVSLGRLDPEEELSLTFALRQRNLERLAHVVQAVSDPHSPRYGKYLTLEDVAELVRPSPLTLRTVRKWLLGAGARNCHSVTTQDFLTCWLSVRQAELLLSGAEFHRYVGGPAKTSVVRSLQPYQLPRALASHVDFVGGLHRFPPTSTLRQRHEKQVAGAVGLHLGVTPAVIRERYNLTARDVGSGATNNSQACAQFLDQYFHESDLAKFMHLFGGKFVHQTSIAHVVGKQGQGRAGIEASLDVEYLMSAGANISTWVYSNPGRHEAQEPFLQWLLVLSNESALPHVHTISYGDDEDSLSNTYIQRVNTEFMKAAARGLTMLFASGDSGAGCWSVSGRHQFRPSFPASSPYVTTVGGTSFRNPFLVTNEIVDYISGGGFSNVFPRPPYQEEAVAKFLSSSPHLPPSTYYNASGRAYPDVAALSDGYWVVSNSIAIPWVSGTSASTPVFGGILSLINEHRILNGQPPLGFLNPSLYQKHGAGLFDVTHGCHESCLNEEVQGQGFCSGPGWDPVTGWGTPNFPDLLKTLLNP